In Candidatus Rokuibacteriota bacterium, the genomic window GAGACCGACTGGCTCTCCACCTACTGGCACTTCTCCTTCGACCACTACTGGGATCCGACGAACGTCTCCTTCGGCGCGCTCCGGGTCTTCAACGACGACGTGATCCAGCCCGGGACCGGCTTCCCGCCCCATGGCCACCGGGACATGGAGATCATCACCTACGTGCTCGAGGGGGAGCTGGAGCACGAGGACAACCAGGGGAATCGCGGGCGAATCCGGGCGGCCGAGGTGCAGGTGATGTCGGCAGGGACAGGCATCGCCCACGCTGAGCGGAACCCGTCGAAGACCGATCCGCTCCACCTGCTCCAGATCTGGATCCTCCCGCGCACGAAGGGGCTCCGCCCTCGGTGGGAGCAGCGGGAGTTCACGAAGGCGGAGCGGCAGGGACGCCTGGTGCCGGTCGTGTCAGGTACGGGCGAGGCGAAGACTCTGAGGATCGACCAGGACGCGACGATCTTCATCAGCGCTCTCGATCAGGCTCAAACCGTCACCCACGTACCGGCGGACAACCGGCGCATCTACCTGTTTATCATCAGCGGGGGGCTCGACGTTAACGGCCTGCGCTTGGCTGCCGGCGACCAGGCGCGGATCACCGACGAACCCCGCCTCGCCCTCACGGCGCCCGCGCCTTCGGAACTGATCCTCCTAGACCTACCGTAGCGGGCCGGGCCCCCTCACCTTTCCCCCCTCCCCCTGGGCCCGGCCCTCACCGGCGACAGGGCCTCGTCAACTCTTCTCCACCACGTACAGGTGGGTGAGCATGTCCACGTAGATGTTGCCGTCCACCACGACCTCGCCGAAGCGGTTCTTCTCCACCCCGCGCACCCACGGCTTGAAGGCCCCGTAGCGGAGCACCCAGGTCACGGGCACGTAGCCCACATCGGCCTGGAGGGCCTCCTCGGCCTTCTTGTAGAGCTCCATTCGCTTCTTCTGGTCGCGCTCGCCGCGGCCCGCCTCCAGGAGCTTGTCGAACTCGTCGTTCACCCATGCCTGGCGCTTGCCGGTGGTGCGCTTGCCATAGAAGGTATCGAAGTACTCGTTGTGCGGGTCGGGGTAGTCCATGAACCAGCGAATCCACACGAGCTGGAGGTCCTGTTTCCACAGCCGGTCACGGAAGACCCTCGGCTCCAGCACTTCCAGCTCGGTCTTCATGTTCAGGTGCTCCAGCAGCATGGCCTGGACCGCTTCGCCCATGGGCTTGGCGCCGTAGCCCTCCTCGCGCATCGACATGACAATCTTGGGCCAGCTCTTCCCGCCCTGGTAGGGCGTCCCCTTGAGGGCGGCCATCGCGGCCTTCGGGTCGAACTTCTGGATGTCGCGGATCTTCTTATCGTCGATGTAGCCCGGAAAGCCCGGCGGGATCATGCAGTGGGCCGGGATCCCGAACCCCTGGCTCACCTTGCCGACGGTCTCGCGGTCGATTGCCTGAGCGACTGCGCGGCGAACCTTGATGTTGTCGAAGGGCGGCTTGGTCACCTGGGGGGTGAGATACCAGGTCCCCGGGTAGGGGTAGCGGAAGACTTCCTTCCCGAGCCTGGGGTCGGCCTGGGCGCGCCTGAGGTCACCCGGCGGCACGAGCGAGAAATCCGTCTCGTTGTTCTCGTAGGGGAGGAAACCCGATGGCAGCGGGATGATGGGGACGATCACCTTCTGCAGGTGCACGTTCTTGGCGTCGTAGTAGTGGGGGTTCTTCTTCATCGTGAACTGCTTGTTGTGGTCCCAGGATTCCAGCGTGAAGGGCCCGTTGGTGACGATGTTCGCAGCCTCCGTCCACTTGTCGCCGTGCTTCTCCACAGCCGGGCGGTGCGCCGGGAGCGCGGCCAGGTACGCCGTCAGCACCGGGAAGTAACCGCGGGGGCCTTCCAGTGTGACCTCCAGCGTGGAGTCGTCCTTGGCGCTCACGCCGACGAGGGCCGGATTCTTGATCTGGCCCTTATTAAAGGCCTCGCCGTTCTTGATGTCGTAGAGGAACGCGGCATACGGCGC contains:
- a CDS encoding pirin family protein, whose amino-acid sequence is MMISVIKAQDRYHHETDWLSTYWHFSFDHYWDPTNVSFGALRVFNDDVIQPGTGFPPHGHRDMEIITYVLEGELEHEDNQGNRGRIRAAEVQVMSAGTGIAHAERNPSKTDPLHLLQIWILPRTKGLRPRWEQREFTKAERQGRLVPVVSGTGEAKTLRIDQDATIFISALDQAQTVTHVPADNRRIYLFIISGGLDVNGLRLAAGDQARITDEPRLALTAPAPSELILLDLP
- a CDS encoding peptide ABC transporter substrate-binding protein, which codes for MRLQDEQLALFERRLQALGVSRRDFLKVVGAMAALGGAGFVSRVEAARPTKPAPGEKLAKEQVIRIGGGGYFQNDPSSHDFNKDLYCGGHPALFAGLMRFNADFVAVPWLATKVESNKDGSVWTFHMRKDSKWSDGAPCTAHDFAWSWKRQLDPATAAPYAAFLYDIKNGEAFNKGQIKNPALVGVSAKDDSTLEVTLEGPRGYFPVLTAYLAALPAHRPAVEKHGDKWTEAANIVTNGPFTLESWDHNKQFTMKKNPHYYDAKNVHLQKVIVPIIPLPSGFLPYENNETDFSLVPPGDLRRAQADPRLGKEVFRYPYPGTWYLTPQVTKPPFDNIKVRRAVAQAIDRETVGKVSQGFGIPAHCMIPPGFPGYIDDKKIRDIQKFDPKAAMAALKGTPYQGGKSWPKIVMSMREEGYGAKPMGEAVQAMLLEHLNMKTELEVLEPRVFRDRLWKQDLQLVWIRWFMDYPDPHNEYFDTFYGKRTTGKRQAWVNDEFDKLLEAGRGERDQKKRMELYKKAEEALQADVGYVPVTWVLRYGAFKPWVRGVEKNRFGEVVVDGNIYVDMLTHLYVVEKS